A window from Azoarcus sp. DD4 encodes these proteins:
- the ispG gene encoding flavodoxin-dependent (E)-4-hydroxy-3-methylbut-2-enyl-diphosphate synthase: protein MIQSLPSFGPRGRRPTRQVRIGRVLVGSDAPVVVQSMTNTDTADVLGTAMQVAELARAGSELVRITVNNEAAAKAVPHIRDRLLALNMDVPLVGDFHYNGHRLLMDNPACAEALAKLRINPGNVGAGTKRDPQFAAIVEMACKYDKPVRIGVNWGSLDQSVLARIMDENANRAEPRDAGAVMREALVVSALESAAKAEEYGLSGDRIILSAKVSSVQDLIAVYRDMATRCDYPLHLGLTEAGMGSKGIVASTAALSVLLQEGIGDTIRISLTPEPNGSRTQEVVVAQEILQTMGLRAFTPMVTACPGCGRTTSTFFQELASGIQGYVREQMPSWREQYDGVENMTLAVMGCVVNGPGESKHANIGISLPGTGESPAAPVFVDGEKTVTLRGDNIAAEFKAIVDNYVATKYPRKPG, encoded by the coding sequence ATGATCCAGAGTCTTCCGTCCTTTGGTCCGCGGGGTCGGCGACCGACGCGTCAGGTGCGCATCGGCCGCGTCCTTGTCGGATCGGACGCACCCGTCGTGGTGCAGTCCATGACCAACACCGACACCGCCGACGTGCTCGGCACCGCCATGCAGGTCGCCGAGTTGGCGCGTGCGGGCTCCGAGCTGGTTCGCATCACGGTGAACAACGAAGCGGCCGCCAAGGCCGTGCCCCATATCCGTGACCGCCTGCTGGCGCTCAACATGGACGTGCCGCTGGTCGGCGACTTCCACTACAACGGCCACAGGCTGCTGATGGACAACCCTGCGTGCGCCGAGGCGCTCGCCAAGCTGCGCATCAATCCGGGCAACGTCGGGGCCGGCACCAAGCGCGATCCTCAGTTCGCTGCCATCGTCGAGATGGCCTGCAAGTACGACAAGCCGGTGCGCATCGGCGTCAACTGGGGCAGCCTGGACCAGTCGGTGCTCGCCCGCATCATGGACGAGAACGCGAACCGCGCCGAGCCGCGCGATGCCGGCGCCGTAATGCGCGAGGCGCTGGTAGTGTCGGCGCTGGAGTCGGCGGCCAAGGCGGAAGAGTATGGCCTGTCCGGCGATCGCATCATCCTGTCGGCCAAGGTGTCGAGCGTGCAGGATCTCATCGCGGTTTATCGCGACATGGCGACGCGTTGCGACTACCCGCTGCATCTCGGTCTGACCGAGGCGGGCATGGGCAGCAAGGGCATCGTCGCCTCGACCGCGGCGCTGTCGGTGCTGTTGCAGGAGGGTATCGGCGATACCATCCGCATCTCGCTGACGCCCGAGCCGAACGGCAGTCGTACGCAGGAAGTGGTGGTCGCACAGGAGATCCTGCAGACCATGGGCTTGCGCGCGTTCACGCCGATGGTGACGGCCTGCCCGGGTTGCGGGCGCACCACCAGCACCTTCTTCCAGGAGCTTGCCTCCGGCATCCAGGGCTATGTGCGCGAGCAGATGCCGTCGTGGCGCGAACAATACGACGGCGTCGAGAACATGACGCTGGCGGTGATGGGCTGTGTGGTTAACGGGCCGGGCGAGAGCAAGCATGCCAACATCGGCATCTCGCTGCCCGGCACCGGCGAGAGCCCGGCCGCGCCCGTGTTCGTCGACGGCGAGAAGACGGTGACCCTGCGCGGTGACAACATCGCCGCGGAATTCAAAGCCATCGTAGACAACTACGTGGCCACCAAGTACCCGAGAAAGCCGGGCTGA
- the hisS gene encoding histidine--tRNA ligase produces the protein MSQTLQAVRGMNDILPDEAEIWEHFEDIVRDWLKSYGYRPIRMPIVEPTPLFKRAIGEVTDIVEKEMYSFEDALNGENLTLRPEGTASCVRAAIQHNLVTGQGPQRLYYHGPMFRHERPQKGRYRQFHQIGVEALGFAGPDIDAEHIMMCARLWDDLGLEDVSLELNSLGSAEERGQHRAALIAYLEQHQDKLDDDGKRRLYTNPLRILDTKNPELQAVVEAAPKLAEYLGDESRAHFAAVQVFLKDAGIPYRINHRLVRGLDYYNRTVFEWVTTRLGAQGTVCAGGRYDGLVSQLGGKPQPAAGFAMGVERLLALWRESGGEAERMVPDVYLVHLGDAAQRLAFRAAEALRGHGFAAVLHCGGGSFKSQMKKADGSGAPVAVVIGDDEAAVGEVGIKPLRGPGGQQRVSLELLPEAVGALLYADDEGDNGGV, from the coding sequence ATGAGTCAGACGCTGCAGGCCGTGCGCGGGATGAACGACATCCTGCCCGACGAGGCCGAAATCTGGGAGCACTTCGAAGACATTGTCCGCGACTGGCTGAAGAGCTACGGATACCGTCCGATCCGCATGCCCATCGTGGAGCCGACGCCGCTGTTCAAGCGTGCGATCGGTGAAGTCACCGACATCGTCGAGAAGGAGATGTACTCCTTCGAGGACGCGCTCAACGGCGAGAACCTGACGCTGCGGCCGGAAGGTACGGCGTCCTGCGTGCGCGCGGCGATCCAGCACAATCTGGTGACCGGGCAGGGGCCTCAGCGGCTCTACTACCATGGCCCGATGTTCCGCCACGAGCGTCCGCAGAAAGGCCGTTACCGCCAGTTCCACCAGATCGGCGTCGAGGCGCTGGGCTTTGCCGGCCCCGACATCGATGCGGAGCACATCATGATGTGCGCGCGCTTGTGGGACGACCTCGGCCTCGAGGATGTGAGCCTCGAGCTCAATTCGCTCGGTTCGGCCGAGGAACGTGGTCAGCACCGTGCGGCCTTGATCGCCTACCTGGAGCAGCACCAGGACAAGCTCGACGATGACGGCAAGCGTCGCCTTTATACCAATCCCTTGCGCATTCTGGATACGAAGAACCCGGAATTGCAGGCAGTGGTCGAAGCTGCACCCAAGCTCGCGGAATACCTCGGCGACGAGAGCCGCGCGCATTTCGCGGCGGTGCAGGTCTTCCTGAAAGATGCAGGTATTCCCTACCGCATCAATCACCGGCTGGTCCGCGGTCTCGACTACTACAACCGTACGGTGTTCGAGTGGGTCACGACCCGTCTGGGCGCGCAGGGAACAGTCTGCGCCGGTGGGCGTTACGACGGGCTGGTTTCGCAGCTCGGCGGCAAGCCCCAGCCGGCGGCCGGTTTCGCGATGGGGGTCGAACGGCTGCTTGCCCTGTGGCGTGAAAGTGGCGGCGAGGCCGAGCGCATGGTGCCGGACGTGTATCTGGTGCACCTCGGCGATGCCGCGCAGCGCCTGGCTTTCCGCGCGGCGGAGGCCCTGCGCGGCCACGGGTTTGCCGCTGTCCTGCATTGCGGTGGTGGCAGTTTCAAGTCACAGATGAAAAAGGCCGACGGTAGCGGCGCGCCGGTTGCCGTGGTGATCGGCGACGATGAGGCCGCCGTCGGTGAAGTCGGAATCAAGCCCCTGCGCGGCCCCGGCGGTCAGCAGCGGGTGAGTCTGGAGCTGTTGCCGGAAGCGGTGGGCGCACTCCTGTATGCAGACGATGAGGGTGACAATGGCGGTGTATGA
- a CDS encoding tetratricopeptide repeat protein, whose amino-acid sequence MAVYDLEEQEQISELKAWWAQYGKFVTAIAVAVAVASVGWQGWRWYQARQAADAGALYFAVQQAAAQQDAQKTRDLAGRLIDQYGGTAYAQLGALVSAGVQFGKDDLDNARAPLEWAAEKGGDAALRDIARLRLAAVLLQQGAFDQALARLQPDPDKAHLARFADLRGDVLAAQGKPAEARVAYQAALDALTAAGEEASTLREVVRVKLESLEG is encoded by the coding sequence ATGGCGGTGTATGACCTGGAAGAGCAGGAGCAGATCTCCGAGCTCAAGGCGTGGTGGGCGCAGTACGGCAAGTTCGTTACGGCGATTGCGGTGGCTGTCGCGGTCGCCTCGGTCGGCTGGCAGGGATGGCGCTGGTATCAGGCCCGTCAGGCGGCCGACGCCGGCGCGCTGTACTTCGCGGTACAGCAGGCCGCTGCCCAGCAGGACGCGCAGAAGACGCGCGATCTTGCTGGCAGGCTCATCGACCAGTACGGTGGAACTGCGTATGCCCAGCTGGGGGCGCTGGTGTCGGCCGGCGTGCAGTTCGGTAAGGATGATCTCGACAATGCCCGTGCGCCCCTGGAGTGGGCTGCGGAGAAGGGCGGCGATGCCGCGTTGCGCGACATTGCGCGTCTGAGGCTGGCTGCCGTGCTGCTGCAACAGGGCGCGTTCGACCAGGCGCTCGCGCGCTTGCAGCCCGATCCCGACAAAGCCCATCTCGCCCGGTTTGCAGACCTGCGCGGCGACGTGCTCGCTGCCCAGGGCAAGCCTGCCGAGGCGCGCGTTGCCTATCAGGCTGCGCTCGATGCCCTCACCGCTGCGGGCGAGGAGGCATCGACCTTGCGCGAAGTGGTCCGTGTCAAACTTGAATCGCTGGAAGGTTGA
- the bamB gene encoding outer membrane protein assembly factor BamB has protein sequence MKLCSLRLLPLIAAIALSSGCSSLNPFASSAPKPAKLVDVQTSADLRAAWSVDIGDSGAYVFYPAVAGGSVYAASYKGKVARIEGGREVWRADADAKLSAGVGSDGKLAVVVTVAGVVIAYDAATGSERWRSPVGAEVLAAPAVNDDLVVVRASDQRLIALSAKDGSRRWVYQRSNPPLALRSFSGVVVEGGVALAGFPGGKLVAVNLTNGGALWELTVALPRGSTELERVADVAGVPVVGRREVCAVTYQGRAACFDASNGNALWARDFSSSVGMDRDTRFAVITDDKDAVQALDVYSGASVWKQDALARRAVSRPLIVGDYVAVGDLEGYVHLLRREDGAFAARARADSSAITADLRAHGRGFVVQTRSGDVVAYEVR, from the coding sequence ATGAAATTGTGCTCCCTGCGTCTCTTGCCGCTGATCGCCGCGATCGCCCTGTCGTCGGGCTGCTCGTCGCTCAATCCTTTTGCCAGCAGTGCGCCAAAACCGGCAAAGCTTGTCGATGTCCAGACTTCGGCGGACCTGCGCGCTGCCTGGAGCGTCGATATCGGTGATTCCGGCGCTTACGTGTTCTACCCGGCGGTGGCCGGTGGCAGCGTCTATGCGGCAAGCTACAAGGGCAAGGTCGCCCGGATCGAAGGCGGGCGCGAGGTCTGGCGTGCCGACGCCGACGCGAAGCTGTCGGCCGGCGTCGGCAGCGACGGCAAGCTGGCCGTGGTGGTGACGGTCGCCGGCGTGGTGATCGCCTATGACGCCGCCACCGGCAGCGAGCGCTGGCGTTCGCCGGTGGGTGCCGAGGTGCTGGCGGCGCCGGCGGTGAACGACGACCTGGTCGTCGTGCGGGCGTCCGATCAGCGTCTGATCGCGCTCAGTGCCAAGGATGGCAGTCGCCGCTGGGTGTACCAGCGCAGCAATCCGCCGCTTGCCCTGCGCAGCTTTTCCGGCGTTGTGGTCGAAGGTGGCGTCGCTCTGGCGGGATTTCCCGGGGGCAAGCTGGTCGCTGTGAATCTGACCAATGGCGGCGCCCTGTGGGAGCTGACCGTCGCCCTGCCGCGTGGTTCGACCGAGCTCGAACGGGTGGCCGATGTCGCCGGCGTGCCGGTGGTCGGGCGGCGCGAGGTTTGCGCGGTAACGTACCAGGGACGGGCGGCCTGCTTCGACGCGAGCAATGGCAATGCGTTGTGGGCGCGCGATTTTTCCAGCAGCGTGGGCATGGATCGCGACACCCGCTTCGCCGTGATTACGGACGACAAGGACGCGGTCCAGGCGCTCGACGTCTACAGCGGGGCGAGCGTGTGGAAACAGGATGCGCTGGCGCGCCGTGCCGTTTCGCGTCCGCTGATCGTGGGTGATTACGTCGCAGTTGGCGATCTGGAAGGTTACGTGCATCTGCTGCGTCGCGAGGATGGTGCCTTCGCCGCCCGTGCGCGTGCCGACAGCAGCGCGATCACGGCGGACCTGCGTGCCCATGGCCGCGGTTTCGTGGTGCAGACGCGGTCCGGCGACGTGGTCGCCTATGAAGTGCGTTAA
- the der gene encoding ribosome biogenesis GTPase Der, producing MKPTIVLVGRPNVGKSTLFNRLTKTRDALVADQPGLTRDRHYGVGRVGERDYLVVDTAGFDPVAKDGIMHEMARQAEQAIAEADVLLFLVDGRAGRTPHDEQIAAHLRRAGRPVVVVVNKAEGLDRAIVASDFHALGLGAPLPVSAAHGDGIKALVELVLAPFPSDDEAEAGPDSGPRVAIVGRPNVGKSTLVNTLLGEERVIAFDMPGTTRDAIAIPFERGGKQYTLIDTAGLRRRGKVFEAVEKFSVIKTLQAIQEANVVVLVLDAAQDISDQDAHIAGFVLDTGRALVVAINKWDAVDDYRRDRLKEDMARKLAFLSFARFHQISALRAEGIAGLLKSVDAAYAAAMSNLSTPRLTRTMQAAVAKQAPPRHGSARPKLRYAHQGGMNPPVIVIHGNALDNIPNSYVRFLERTFMEAFKLQGTPLRIQFRTAHNPYATKA from the coding sequence GTGAAACCCACCATCGTTCTCGTCGGACGCCCCAATGTGGGCAAGTCGACGCTGTTCAACCGACTGACCAAGACACGTGATGCCCTGGTGGCCGACCAGCCGGGTTTGACCCGCGATCGCCACTACGGCGTCGGCCGCGTCGGCGAGCGCGATTACCTGGTGGTCGATACCGCCGGTTTCGACCCGGTGGCCAAGGACGGCATCATGCACGAGATGGCGCGGCAGGCCGAGCAGGCCATTGCCGAGGCCGACGTGCTGCTGTTCCTGGTTGATGGCCGTGCCGGTCGCACGCCGCATGACGAGCAGATTGCCGCCCACCTGCGCCGTGCGGGCCGCCCGGTCGTAGTGGTGGTCAACAAGGCTGAAGGGCTGGACCGCGCGATCGTTGCGTCCGATTTCCACGCGCTCGGGCTTGGTGCCCCGCTGCCTGTCTCGGCAGCCCATGGCGATGGGATCAAGGCCCTGGTCGAACTCGTCCTCGCTCCCTTTCCGTCCGATGACGAGGCGGAAGCGGGGCCGGACAGCGGCCCGCGCGTGGCGATCGTCGGTCGTCCCAATGTCGGCAAGTCCACCTTGGTGAATACCCTGCTCGGCGAAGAGCGGGTGATTGCCTTCGACATGCCGGGCACGACCCGCGACGCGATCGCGATCCCGTTCGAGCGCGGCGGCAAGCAGTACACGCTTATCGACACCGCAGGTTTGCGGCGGCGCGGCAAGGTTTTCGAAGCGGTCGAGAAATTTTCGGTGATCAAGACCCTGCAGGCGATCCAGGAGGCTAACGTGGTTGTCCTGGTGCTCGACGCGGCGCAGGACATCTCCGACCAGGATGCGCATATTGCCGGTTTCGTGCTCGATACCGGCCGTGCCCTGGTGGTGGCGATCAACAAGTGGGATGCGGTGGACGACTACCGGCGCGATCGCCTGAAGGAAGACATGGCACGCAAGCTCGCCTTTCTGTCCTTCGCCCGCTTCCATCAGATTTCGGCCTTGCGTGCCGAGGGTATCGCCGGTCTGCTGAAATCGGTGGATGCAGCCTATGCCGCGGCGATGTCCAATCTGTCGACGCCGCGCCTGACTCGGACCATGCAGGCGGCGGTCGCCAAACAGGCGCCACCGCGTCACGGCAGTGCTCGTCCCAAACTGCGCTATGCGCACCAAGGCGGCATGAACCCGCCGGTCATCGTCATCCACGGCAACGCACTCGACAATATCCCGAACTCCTACGTGCGCTTCCTCGAGCGGACCTTCATGGAAGCGTTCAAGTTGCAGGGGACGCCCTTGCGGATCCAGTTCCGGACCGCGCACAATCCCTACGCGACGAAAGCCTGA
- the hfq gene encoding RNA chaperone Hfq has protein sequence MSNKGQLLQDPFLNTLRREHVPVSIYLVNGIKLQGQIESFDQYVVLLKNTVTQMVYKHAISTVVPARPVTIQQQDGEGGN, from the coding sequence ATGAGCAACAAGGGCCAACTTTTACAAGACCCGTTTCTCAATACCCTGCGCCGCGAGCACGTGCCGGTGTCGATCTACCTGGTAAACGGCATCAAGCTGCAAGGCCAGATCGAATCCTTCGACCAGTACGTTGTGCTGCTGAAGAACACCGTCACCCAGATGGTGTACAAGCACGCGATTTCCACTGTCGTGCCCGCCCGTCCGGTCACGATCCAGCAGCAGGACGGCGAGGGCGGCAACTGA
- the hflX gene encoding ribosome rescue GTPase HflX, with protein sequence MFERPATGERAVLVQLDLGQGAIEERLSELELLASSAGASVEAVVRGRRNAPDPALFAGRGKVDEIGEVLRAHDADLVIFNHALSPAQQRNLERALSCRVIDRTALILDIFALRARSHEGKLQVELAQLDHLSTRLVRGWTHLERQKGGIGLRGPGETQLETDRRLLGNRVKLLKSRLAQIEKQRRVRRRARERRDVLSVSLVGYTNAGKSTLFNALTKAGAYAADQLFATLDTTSRRLFVGGGNVVLSDTVGFIRDLPHALVAAFEATLEETAHADVLLHVVDSASEDRDAQIEAVNRVLEEIGAADVPQILVWNKIDLTHAAPAVERGDCDRIRRVFLSARTGEGLALLRDALAELARRDMQGDSSDAPDRVDNLPIQ encoded by the coding sequence ATGTTTGAACGTCCCGCGACGGGCGAGCGCGCCGTTCTCGTCCAACTCGACCTCGGTCAGGGGGCGATCGAAGAGCGCCTTTCTGAGCTCGAACTCCTGGCGTCCAGTGCGGGCGCCAGCGTCGAGGCGGTGGTGCGCGGGCGGCGCAATGCGCCGGATCCGGCGTTGTTTGCCGGGCGCGGCAAGGTCGACGAGATCGGCGAGGTCTTGCGCGCTCACGATGCCGACCTCGTGATCTTCAATCACGCCCTGTCGCCAGCGCAGCAGCGCAACCTCGAGCGGGCGCTGTCCTGCCGCGTGATCGACCGCACTGCGCTGATCCTCGACATCTTCGCGCTGCGCGCGCGCAGTCATGAAGGCAAACTGCAGGTCGAACTGGCGCAGCTCGACCATCTGTCGACCCGCCTGGTGCGCGGCTGGACTCACCTTGAGCGGCAGAAGGGCGGCATTGGCCTGCGCGGTCCGGGTGAAACCCAGCTCGAGACTGACCGGCGCCTGCTGGGTAATCGGGTCAAGCTGCTCAAGTCCCGTCTCGCCCAGATCGAAAAGCAGCGCCGCGTACGGCGCCGGGCGCGCGAACGTCGGGATGTCCTGTCGGTGTCGCTGGTCGGGTACACGAACGCGGGCAAGTCGACCTTGTTCAACGCGCTTACCAAGGCCGGTGCCTATGCAGCCGACCAACTTTTCGCGACTCTGGATACCACTTCGCGACGACTTTTCGTTGGTGGCGGGAACGTTGTGCTGTCCGACACGGTCGGATTCATCCGCGATTTGCCGCATGCCTTGGTGGCTGCGTTCGAGGCGACGCTGGAGGAGACCGCGCATGCCGACGTGCTGCTGCATGTGGTGGACTCGGCAAGCGAAGACAGGGATGCGCAGATCGAAGCGGTAAACCGAGTGCTGGAGGAAATCGGTGCGGCCGATGTCCCCCAGATCCTGGTGTGGAACAAGATCGACCTCACCCATGCCGCTCCGGCGGTCGAGCGGGGCGACTGTGATAGAATCAGGCGCGTTTTTTTGAGCGCCAGGACGGGCGAAGGGCTTGCTCTGCTTCGCGATGCGCTCGCCGAGCTGGCCCGGCGCGACATGCAAGGCGACTCGTCGGATGCTCCGGATCGAGTCGACAACCTACCCATTCAATAG
- the hflK gene encoding FtsH protease activity modulator HflK, whose product MSLNDPRWGGQGDSNGNRGDGNRGGNQGPPDLEEVWRDFNQRLSGMFGGKRQGRGSGGGDDGGGPQLPVFSFKQFGGGLGALVALVALVWLASGLYTVDANQRGVVLRLGKFTETTEPGLRWRLPYPFESHELVDLTGVRTVEVGYRGSERNKVLRESLMLTDDENIINIQFAVQYVLNSPENYVFNNRFPDEAVAQAAETAMREIVGKSRMDFVLYEGREEIAATAHELMQRILDRYQTGILVSRVTMQNAQPPEQVQAAFDDAVKAGQDRERQKNEGEAYANDVIPRARGTASRLVEEANAYRARVVANAEGEASRFDQVYTEYKRAPEVTRERLYLETMQQVMSSTSKVLVDAKGNGNLLFLPLDKLMQQAAGGSSAVAAEPQATLPPAMNAPVGSQDPRSRDLVRNRERGER is encoded by the coding sequence ATGTCACTTAACGACCCACGCTGGGGCGGCCAGGGCGACAGCAATGGCAATCGCGGCGACGGCAACCGCGGCGGCAACCAGGGGCCCCCGGATCTCGAAGAGGTCTGGCGCGACTTCAATCAGCGCCTGTCGGGCATGTTCGGCGGCAAGCGTCAGGGCCGTGGCAGTGGTGGTGGCGATGACGGCGGCGGCCCGCAGTTGCCGGTCTTCTCATTCAAGCAGTTCGGCGGTGGCCTCGGCGCCCTGGTTGCGCTGGTCGCACTCGTGTGGTTGGCGAGCGGTCTCTATACGGTCGATGCCAATCAGCGCGGCGTGGTGCTGCGGTTGGGCAAGTTCACCGAAACCACCGAGCCGGGCCTGCGCTGGCGTCTGCCTTATCCGTTCGAGAGTCACGAACTCGTCGACCTCACCGGGGTGCGCACCGTCGAGGTCGGCTACCGCGGCTCGGAGCGCAACAAGGTGCTGCGTGAATCGCTGATGCTGACCGATGACGAAAACATCATCAACATCCAGTTCGCGGTGCAGTACGTGCTGAACAGTCCGGAAAATTACGTATTCAACAACCGCTTCCCGGACGAGGCGGTAGCGCAGGCGGCCGAGACGGCGATGCGAGAGATCGTCGGCAAGAGCCGGATGGACTTCGTGTTGTACGAAGGGCGCGAGGAGATTGCCGCCACCGCGCATGAATTGATGCAGCGCATTCTCGACCGCTACCAGACCGGCATCCTCGTGAGCCGCGTCACGATGCAGAACGCCCAGCCGCCCGAGCAGGTACAGGCTGCGTTCGATGATGCCGTGAAGGCGGGCCAGGACAGGGAGCGGCAGAAGAACGAAGGCGAGGCCTATGCCAACGATGTCATCCCGCGTGCCCGCGGCACGGCGTCGCGGCTGGTCGAGGAGGCCAACGCTTATCGTGCGAGGGTTGTCGCCAATGCGGAAGGTGAGGCCAGCCGTTTCGATCAGGTGTATACGGAATACAAGCGAGCGCCTGAAGTCACGCGCGAGCGTCTCTATCTCGAGACGATGCAGCAGGTGATGTCCAGCACCAGCAAGGTTCTGGTGGATGCGAAGGGTAACGGCAACCTGTTGTTCCTGCCGCTCGACAAGCTGATGCAGCAGGCAGCCGGTGGCAGTTCGGCGGTTGCCGCCGAGCCGCAGGCGACCCTGCCGCCGGCAATGA